In Candidatus Binataceae bacterium, a single window of DNA contains:
- the otsB gene encoding trehalose-phosphatase: protein MELAARGPILLCLDYDGTISDLVSRPASARPVEGAVAAIKALAARPERVAVAIVSGRPVAEIRRMTGLGDAVMYSGVHGLEIAGGDAQVRVAEAVSRCAPELERVRTWTARNVPQGAGFEVEDKRYSLALHYRNAERAAAAELCARFEEFVRAKTPNLRAAHNKMVVEAIPAAASKGEALRALCREAGAAFVPVYFGDDRTDEDAFAEAAGRGVGVLVGEARPSLARWRVENPAAVVRTLKTLAESLDSR, encoded by the coding sequence TTGGAACTCGCGGCCCGCGGCCCGATCCTGCTCTGTCTCGACTACGACGGCACGATCTCGGACCTGGTAAGCAGGCCCGCGAGCGCGCGCCCGGTCGAGGGCGCCGTCGCAGCGATAAAAGCCCTCGCGGCGCGGCCGGAGCGTGTTGCGGTCGCGATCGTGAGCGGCCGCCCGGTCGCCGAAATACGCAGGATGACCGGGCTCGGCGATGCGGTGATGTACTCCGGCGTGCACGGTCTCGAAATCGCTGGAGGAGACGCCCAGGTCCGCGTGGCCGAGGCCGTATCCCGATGCGCCCCGGAGCTGGAGCGCGTGCGCACATGGACCGCGCGCAACGTCCCGCAGGGCGCCGGCTTCGAGGTCGAGGACAAACGGTACTCGCTGGCCCTTCACTATCGCAATGCCGAGCGCGCCGCGGCCGCCGAGCTATGCGCCCGCTTCGAGGAATTCGTACGCGCAAAGACGCCTAATCTGCGTGCCGCCCACAACAAGATGGTGGTCGAGGCGATTCCCGCCGCAGCCTCCAAGGGCGAAGCGCTGCGCGCCCTCTGCCGCGAGGCCGGCGCCGCCTTCGTGCCCGTGTACTTCGGCGACGATCGCACCGACGAAGACGCGTTTGCCGAAGCGGCCGGGCGCGGCGTCGGAGTTCTAGTCGGCGAGGCGCGCCCCTCGCTCGCGCGCTGGCGCGTGGAAAATCCGGCGGCGGTCGTGCGCACCCTTAAAACGCTCGCGGAGTCGCTCGATTCGCGATAA
- a CDS encoding cobalamin-independent methionine synthase II family protein: MAQTKLFPVTVVGSWTRQPWLVAALRQRQAGEISAAEFDAVADDAVLAAIKYQEDAGVDIVADGEMRRDNFYSFVVEKLSGMRLMKLSQLMDYVKDRAGFEEILRALDVPAFAIKSPIAVEKIREREGLCVGEAKFLKEHTKRATKIPIPGPYLLTRSSWFEGLSDKAYPTREDLARDVVQILRREIVRLKELGIDFIQLDEPSLSQVVYGDEAEQTFMCAALGSRTDPTHELEFAVRLMNETVDGIDGMHFGVHVCRGNWSRKENVLLAGNYGPLLPWLMRMNVHQLVLEMATPRAGEIEVFKEYRNEKELGLGVSNPRTDEIEAPAEIVKRVKEILRYFDPDKIYLNPDCGFGTFAERCVNTSPVAFHKLQAIAEAAEMLRKECG; this comes from the coding sequence ATGGCCCAGACCAAACTGTTTCCGGTAACCGTGGTCGGATCGTGGACGCGCCAGCCGTGGCTGGTGGCGGCGCTGCGCCAGCGCCAGGCCGGCGAAATCAGCGCCGCCGAATTCGACGCAGTAGCCGACGACGCCGTGCTCGCCGCGATCAAGTACCAGGAGGACGCGGGAGTCGATATCGTCGCCGACGGCGAGATGCGCCGCGACAATTTCTATTCCTTCGTGGTCGAGAAGCTCAGCGGGATGCGTCTGATGAAGCTCTCGCAGCTGATGGACTACGTGAAGGACCGCGCCGGCTTCGAGGAGATCCTGCGCGCGCTCGACGTTCCGGCCTTTGCGATCAAAAGCCCGATCGCGGTCGAGAAAATCCGCGAGCGCGAGGGACTGTGCGTCGGCGAGGCGAAATTCCTCAAGGAACACACCAAACGCGCGACCAAAATTCCGATTCCCGGCCCCTACCTGCTCACCCGCTCGAGCTGGTTCGAAGGGCTCTCCGACAAGGCCTACCCGACCCGCGAAGACCTGGCGCGCGACGTGGTCCAGATTCTCCGCCGCGAGATCGTCCGGCTGAAGGAACTCGGCATCGACTTTATCCAGCTCGACGAGCCCTCGCTCTCGCAGGTGGTTTACGGCGACGAGGCCGAGCAGACGTTCATGTGCGCGGCGCTTGGCTCGCGCACCGACCCGACCCACGAGCTCGAGTTCGCGGTGCGCCTGATGAACGAGACCGTTGACGGTATCGACGGCATGCATTTCGGCGTGCACGTCTGCCGCGGCAACTGGAGCCGCAAGGAGAACGTGCTGCTCGCGGGCAACTACGGGCCGCTGCTGCCGTGGCTGATGCGCATGAACGTCCATCAGCTGGTGCTCGAGATGGCCACGCCGCGGGCCGGCGAGATCGAGGTCTTCAAGGAGTATCGCAACGAAAAGGAGCTGGGCCTCGGCGTCAGCAATCCGCGCACCGACGAGATCGAAGCGCCCGCGGAAATCGTGAAACGGGTCAAGGAGATTCTGCGCTACTTCGATCCCGACAAAATCTATCTCAATCCCGATTGCGGCTTCGGCACCTTCGCCGAGCGCTGCGTCAACACCTCCCCGGTCGCTTTCCACAAGCTGC